In one Erythrobacteraceae bacterium WH01K genomic region, the following are encoded:
- a CDS encoding heme exporter protein CcmD yields the protein MREGLDQWDFVLASYGVGIAAIVLLVLWSVLSMRRAETRREESRRK from the coding sequence ATGCGCGAGGGACTGGACCAGTGGGACTTCGTCCTGGCGTCCTATGGCGTCGGGATCGCGGCCATCGTGCTTCTCGTCCTGTGGAGCGTTCTCTCCATGCGCCGTGCCGAGACACGGCGCGAGGAAAGCCGCCGCAAATGA
- the bamA gene encoding outer membrane protein assembly factor BamA has protein sequence MRSAKASHSKSTFALALLTGTILTGLPAAAMAQDTGQEAALPTGQAGPEAQGGAAPVQAQADVIQTIAVSGAQRLEPQTILSYISIRPGQTYTAALGDQTLKELADTELFSDFSIRNERGNVIITVVENPVINRIILEGNDRLDNDKILPEIKLAPRQIFTRSKTRADVARIIELYKRQGRFAATVEPKVVELSQNRVDLVFEISEGPKSKVRQINIIGNEVFSDGTLRGEMVTKQARLTSFLSSNTSYDPDRLAFDQQKLREFYLTEGYVDFRVVSAVAELTPDKRDFIITYVVEEGEKYDFGDVEVESQLRDFSSEGLSANLPMKTGDGYNAKLVEDTVEQLSELAGTFGYAFADVQPQFSRNRDSKTMDVTFLISEAPRVYVERVDINGNTLTQDKVIRREMRINEGDAFNSLQVARSTNRINSLGFFQENFEIEQKEGSAPDRIVLEANVEDQPTGELQLSAGFSSIESFLLSASIRERNFRGRGQTVGASVNWSRFSRSFGVNFTEPYVFDRNISAGVDLYRRDFSSFDPRNRDRNTFEQTTTGGALRLGVPLTEYMSLIGSYTLNYDNITLDEDIYFSDIDGDGIRTCDPLQAGRFLCDSIGERTSSIAGLTLNYNSLNSRFRPTRGERISVTGEYAGLGGSVEYARIRGNAAKYWSVFNGFIFSLSAEGGYIKGLRDRPGEGVDDVFLTDRFFLGEPQIRGFDIRGVGPRVLRQPIVDDGEGNPLIITDPNTVRDDPIGGNAYYLGRAELEIPLGSGVRELGLRPSIFMDVGALFNVTEPVLTQSPFPGGLSFQQTDGDGNPLFVGPEGLPTLDAVQENGTPNQPLNQTIAPFQEVFLGDSAAPRISVGIGVNWNSPFGPFRIDFAKVLKKQPGDDTKTLSFNVGTQF, from the coding sequence ATGCGTAGCGCGAAGGCTTCGCACTCCAAGAGCACTTTCGCGCTTGCTCTCCTCACCGGAACCATTCTGACCGGCCTGCCGGCTGCCGCAATGGCGCAGGACACCGGACAGGAAGCGGCACTGCCGACGGGCCAGGCCGGTCCCGAAGCGCAGGGCGGGGCGGCGCCGGTTCAGGCGCAGGCAGACGTCATCCAGACGATCGCCGTGTCGGGCGCCCAGCGTCTCGAACCGCAGACGATCCTGTCCTATATCTCCATCCGCCCGGGCCAGACCTATACCGCGGCCCTGGGCGACCAGACGCTGAAGGAACTGGCAGACACCGAGCTGTTTTCCGACTTCTCGATCCGCAACGAGCGCGGGAACGTGATTATCACCGTGGTCGAGAACCCGGTGATCAACCGGATCATCCTGGAAGGGAACGACCGGCTCGACAACGACAAGATCCTGCCCGAGATCAAGCTGGCCCCGCGCCAGATCTTCACCCGTTCGAAAACCCGCGCCGACGTTGCCCGCATCATCGAGCTTTACAAGCGCCAGGGCCGCTTCGCCGCGACGGTCGAGCCCAAGGTCGTCGAACTGAGCCAGAACCGCGTCGATCTCGTGTTCGAGATCAGCGAAGGGCCCAAGTCCAAGGTTCGCCAGATCAACATCATCGGCAACGAGGTGTTTTCCGACGGAACCCTGCGCGGCGAGATGGTGACCAAGCAGGCGCGCCTCACCAGCTTCCTGTCGTCCAACACCAGCTACGATCCCGACCGTCTCGCATTCGACCAGCAGAAGCTGCGCGAATTCTACCTGACGGAAGGCTATGTGGATTTCCGCGTCGTGTCTGCCGTGGCCGAACTGACGCCGGACAAGCGCGACTTCATCATCACCTACGTGGTCGAAGAGGGCGAGAAATACGATTTCGGCGATGTCGAGGTCGAAAGCCAGCTCCGCGATTTCTCCAGCGAAGGGCTGAGCGCCAACCTGCCGATGAAAACCGGCGACGGCTACAACGCCAAGCTGGTCGAGGACACGGTGGAGCAGCTGAGCGAGCTGGCCGGCACGTTCGGCTATGCCTTTGCCGACGTCCAGCCGCAGTTCTCCCGCAACCGCGACAGCAAGACGATGGACGTCACCTTCCTCATCAGCGAAGCGCCGCGCGTCTATGTCGAGCGGGTCGACATCAACGGCAACACGCTGACGCAGGACAAGGTGATCCGCCGCGAAATGCGCATCAATGAAGGCGATGCCTTCAACTCGCTGCAGGTCGCGCGGTCCACCAACCGCATCAATTCGCTGGGCTTCTTCCAGGAAAACTTCGAGATCGAGCAGAAGGAAGGTTCCGCGCCGGACCGGATCGTCCTCGAAGCGAATGTCGAAGACCAGCCGACGGGCGAATTGCAGCTTTCGGCCGGTTTCTCCTCCATCGAGAGCTTCCTGCTGTCGGCCTCCATCCGCGAGCGTAACTTCCGCGGCCGCGGCCAGACGGTCGGCGCATCGGTCAACTGGTCTCGGTTCTCGCGGTCGTTCGGTGTGAACTTCACCGAGCCTTACGTTTTCGACCGCAACATCTCGGCCGGTGTCGATCTCTATCGCCGCGATTTCAGCAGTTTCGATCCGCGGAATAGGGACAGAAATACTTTCGAGCAGACAACTACGGGCGGTGCTTTGCGACTCGGCGTGCCTTTAACAGAATACATGTCGCTGATTGGTAGCTACACGCTAAATTATGATAACATCACGCTTGATGAAGATATTTATTTCTCGGATATCGACGGCGATGGGATTCGGACTTGTGATCCACTCCAAGCCGGAAGGTTTCTTTGCGACTCTATCGGCGAAAGGACTAGCTCAATTGCTGGCCTCACGCTCAACTACAACTCGCTCAACAGCCGGTTCCGTCCGACCCGCGGCGAACGCATTAGCGTTACAGGTGAATATGCCGGGCTCGGCGGTTCTGTCGAATATGCCAGAATCCGGGGAAATGCTGCGAAATATTGGAGCGTTTTCAACGGCTTCATCTTCTCGCTTTCGGCAGAAGGCGGCTATATCAAGGGGCTTCGAGATCGGCCCGGAGAAGGGGTAGACGACGTTTTCCTGACTGACCGATTCTTCCTTGGCGAACCACAAATCCGTGGTTTTGACATTCGCGGTGTGGGTCCCCGCGTATTGCGTCAACCAATTGTCGATGATGGTGAAGGCAATCCTCTCATCATAACGGACCCTAATACGGTTCGAGACGATCCGATCGGCGGCAACGCCTATTACCTCGGCCGTGCAGAGCTGGAAATTCCGCTCGGCTCGGGCGTTCGCGAGCTCGGCTTGCGGCCCTCGATCTTCATGGATGTCGGCGCCCTGTTCAATGTGACGGAGCCCGTCCTAACCCAGTCTCCCTTCCCGGGCGGCCTTTCCTTCCAGCAGACGGATGGCGATGGAAACCCGCTGTTCGTCGGCCCTGAAGGCCTCCCAACCCTCGATGCGGTGCAGGAAAACGGTACGCCGAACCAGCCGCTCAACCAGACGATTGCCCCCTTCCAAGAAGTGTTCCTGGGCGATTCCGCCGCACCGCGTATCTCGGTCGGCATCGGCGTCAATTGGAACTCGCCCTTCGGTCCGTTCCGGATCGACTTTGCCAAGGTGCTGAAGAAACAGCCGGGCGACGATACGAAAACACTCTCATTCAATGTAGGAACCCAGTTCTAA
- the rpmE gene encoding 50S ribosomal protein L31, translating into MKAEGHPDYHMITVKMTDGTEFQTRSTWGSEGDTLALDIDPTSHPAWTGGKQQLQEGGRVAAFNKRFGGLSLKK; encoded by the coding sequence ATGAAGGCCGAAGGACACCCCGACTACCACATGATCACGGTCAAGATGACCGATGGCACCGAATTCCAGACGCGCTCCACCTGGGGCAGCGAAGGCGATACTCTGGCGCTCGACATCGACCCGACCAGCCACCCGGCCTGGACCGGCGGCAAGCAGCAGCTTCAGGAAGGGGGCCGCGTTGCAGCCTTCAACAAGCGCTTCGGAGGGCTCAGCCTCAAGAAGTAA
- a CDS encoding heme lyase CcmF/NrfE family subunit: MTAEIGLAALWMAAALCLLQFIAGALALRRQGAEMGLITRPAAIVQGLLAVTAFACLMWLFAITDLSVELVATNSHSDKPMLYKLTGTWGNHEGSMLLWVAVMALSGAAIAALETRLPERTMQAVLAAQGGVGTGFYAFLIASSNPFARLDTPAAQGVGLNPLLQDAGLAFHPPTLYIGYVGLSVAFSFVVGALLTRQVTPDFARAMRPWVLGAWIFLTLGIAAGSWWAYYELGWGGWWFWDPVENASLMPWLAATALLHSVSVLAARDALRTWTVMLGVVAFSMSMLGTFLVRSGVLTSVHTFAVDPERGAFILVLLAIYIGGALALFAWRAGAISEGKKFAVASRESALVFNNIMLSAILGVVLLGTLYPLLAEALGDRVSIGPPYFNPVGAVFALPMFAVMTVGPLLRWRSDHAARIWKPAIFMALAGAAVVVAGALTSDAGFLSLVGLAFAAVLAMASVMPLYGRRLRLVPLATWGMVVAHFGVAVMLFGMTSESGFSRETLAAVRAGESADIGPYRVTLEGVEPVAGPNWTALEARLSASDGGMPVLLRPQSRTFLQPDQTTTESALLNRWNGQLYAVLGQAAGEGRWQLRLWWKPFVTLIWLGALLIALGGIVSAVGHILRSRRQRHREDMAKRESIA, encoded by the coding sequence GTGACGGCAGAAATCGGCCTTGCCGCCTTGTGGATGGCCGCGGCGCTATGCCTGCTGCAATTCATCGCGGGCGCTCTGGCACTCCGCCGGCAGGGTGCGGAGATGGGCCTCATCACCCGCCCGGCAGCCATCGTCCAGGGATTGCTCGCCGTAACCGCCTTCGCCTGCCTGATGTGGTTGTTCGCCATTACCGACCTGTCCGTCGAACTTGTCGCGACCAATTCGCATTCCGACAAGCCGATGCTGTACAAGCTGACCGGGACGTGGGGCAATCACGAGGGGTCCATGCTGCTCTGGGTCGCCGTGATGGCCCTTTCCGGGGCGGCCATTGCCGCCTTGGAGACCCGATTGCCGGAGCGGACGATGCAGGCGGTTCTGGCCGCGCAGGGCGGAGTGGGGACCGGGTTTTACGCGTTCTTGATCGCAAGCTCCAATCCCTTTGCGAGGCTGGATACGCCTGCCGCACAAGGAGTCGGCCTCAACCCGCTGCTGCAGGATGCCGGCCTCGCCTTCCATCCGCCGACCCTGTATATCGGCTATGTCGGCCTGTCGGTGGCTTTCAGTTTCGTGGTCGGGGCCTTGCTGACCCGGCAGGTGACCCCCGACTTCGCGCGCGCCATGCGCCCTTGGGTCCTGGGGGCATGGATATTCCTGACCCTCGGTATCGCCGCTGGAAGCTGGTGGGCCTATTACGAACTGGGCTGGGGCGGCTGGTGGTTCTGGGATCCGGTGGAAAACGCCTCGCTGATGCCGTGGCTGGCAGCGACGGCGCTGCTTCATTCGGTCAGCGTCCTGGCAGCGCGCGATGCGCTGCGAACGTGGACGGTCATGCTGGGCGTCGTCGCATTCTCGATGTCGATGCTTGGCACCTTCCTCGTTCGCTCGGGAGTGCTGACCAGCGTTCACACATTTGCGGTCGATCCGGAGCGCGGCGCCTTCATTCTCGTGCTTCTCGCCATCTATATCGGCGGAGCGCTGGCGCTGTTCGCCTGGCGCGCCGGTGCGATCTCCGAAGGGAAGAAATTCGCGGTGGCAAGCCGGGAAAGCGCGCTGGTCTTCAATAACATCATGCTGAGCGCGATCCTGGGGGTCGTGCTGCTCGGCACCCTCTATCCCCTGCTGGCCGAAGCACTGGGCGATCGTGTCTCGATCGGCCCGCCATATTTCAATCCGGTCGGCGCGGTCTTCGCGCTTCCAATGTTTGCGGTGATGACGGTCGGGCCGCTCCTGCGATGGCGCAGCGACCATGCAGCACGGATCTGGAAGCCTGCGATCTTCATGGCACTGGCAGGAGCCGCTGTTGTGGTCGCCGGTGCGTTGACCAGCGATGCGGGTTTCCTTTCGCTGGTCGGGCTGGCTTTCGCTGCGGTGCTGGCCATGGCCAGCGTCATGCCGCTCTACGGGCGGCGGCTGCGTCTCGTGCCGCTGGCGACATGGGGCATGGTCGTTGCCCATTTCGGCGTTGCCGTCATGCTTTTCGGAATGACGAGCGAGAGCGGGTTTTCGCGCGAGACACTGGCGGCTGTCCGGGCGGGCGAAAGCGCGGACATCGGGCCTTATCGCGTTACGCTGGAAGGCGTGGAGCCGGTTGCCGGGCCGAACTGGACGGCGCTGGAAGCGCGCCTTTCGGCCAGCGATGGCGGGATGCCCGTCCTGCTCCGCCCGCAATCCCGCACCTTCCTCCAGCCTGACCAGACGACGACGGAGAGCGCGCTACTCAATCGCTGGAACGGACAGCTGTACGCCGTGCTGGGGCAGGCGGCGGGCGAGGGGCGCTGGCAGCTTCGCCTTTGGTGGAAGCCGTTCGTGACCCTGATCTGGCTGGGCGCGCTGCTGATCGCGCTGGGGGGCATCGTTTCCGCCGTGGGTCACATATTGCGGTCCCGGCGGCAGCGGCACCGGGAAGACATGGCAAAAAGGGAGAGCATCGCATGA
- a CDS encoding cytochrome c-type biogenesis protein CcmH, with amino-acid sequence MRGVLLLLAAAVSGLGFAPVAAQERQAASMADTQLPDPVMEAEARDLMESLRCLTCQSQSIADSDAAMAADMRHLVRSRMMAGETPEEIRGWLVERYGDYISYAPPADGGTWPLYAIPLLILLGGIALFVRRTRRGS; translated from the coding sequence ATGCGGGGCGTCCTCCTCCTGCTGGCTGCCGCCGTTTCCGGCCTGGGCTTCGCACCGGTGGCGGCGCAGGAGCGGCAGGCGGCTTCCATGGCCGACACCCAATTGCCGGATCCCGTGATGGAGGCAGAGGCACGCGACCTGATGGAGAGCCTGCGTTGCCTCACCTGCCAGTCCCAGTCGATCGCGGATAGCGATGCAGCGATGGCGGCCGATATGCGGCATCTTGTCCGCAGCCGGATGATGGCAGGGGAAACGCCGGAGGAAATCCGCGGCTGGCTGGTAGAGCGTTACGGAGACTATATCAGCTATGCCCCGCCGGCGGATGGGGGGACCTGGCCGCTCTACGCCATCCCGTTGCTGATCCTGCTGGGCGGAATCGCGCTTTTCGTGCGTCGGACGAGGCGTGGATCGTGA
- the fabZ gene encoding 3-hydroxyacyl-ACP dehydratase FabZ, with amino-acid sequence MSEDTKSGFEDYDIRRVLAALPHRYPMLLVDRVKSIDLGEKIHAVKAVSFNEDFFQGHFPGQPIMPGVLQIEALAQAAGVLGIETFELAGSGKLVLFMAIENAKFRSPVTPGCLLDLEVEFTRKSSRVCKFKGSASVEGKVTTEAEFTAMIADPT; translated from the coding sequence ATGAGTGAAGACACGAAGAGTGGCTTTGAAGACTACGACATCCGACGGGTGTTGGCGGCTCTGCCGCATCGCTATCCCATGCTGCTGGTCGACCGGGTCAAGTCGATCGATCTGGGCGAGAAAATCCACGCAGTGAAGGCGGTTTCCTTCAACGAGGATTTCTTCCAGGGACATTTCCCCGGCCAGCCCATCATGCCCGGCGTCCTCCAGATCGAGGCACTGGCGCAGGCCGCGGGCGTCCTCGGGATCGAGACGTTCGAACTGGCGGGATCGGGCAAGCTGGTGCTGTTCATGGCGATCGAGAACGCCAAGTTCCGTTCGCCCGTCACGCCGGGCTGCCTGCTCGATCTCGAAGTCGAGTTCACCCGCAAGAGTAGCCGTGTCTGCAAGTTCAAGGGTTCGGCCAGCGTGGAAGGCAAGGTCACGACCGAGGCCGAGTTCACCGCGATGATCGCCGACCCGACTTGA
- the ccmE gene encoding cytochrome c maturation protein CcmE: MSALKAKHQRLVLVVIAVAVLIGAALLAIWGLRSEANYFYTPSQIVAEPPSGDRMVRLGGMVQDGSIEQLGDGISIRFTVGDGQALVPVRYTGIVPDLFVEGSGVVAEGRMGPSAFMADSLLAKHDENYVPRELQEMTEHQARQVVAETQQAGAPTR; the protein is encoded by the coding sequence ATGAGCGCTCTCAAGGCAAAGCACCAGCGACTGGTCCTGGTGGTCATCGCGGTCGCCGTGCTGATCGGCGCGGCCTTGCTCGCCATATGGGGCCTCAGGAGCGAGGCAAACTATTTCTACACGCCGAGCCAGATCGTGGCCGAGCCGCCGTCCGGCGACCGCATGGTTCGCCTTGGTGGCATGGTGCAGGACGGGTCGATCGAGCAGCTTGGCGACGGCATCAGCATCCGCTTCACCGTCGGTGACGGGCAGGCGCTGGTTCCCGTCCGCTATACCGGCATCGTGCCCGACCTCTTCGTCGAAGGATCGGGCGTGGTGGCAGAGGGACGCATGGGGCCGAGCGCTTTCATGGCCGACAGTCTGCTCGCAAAGCATGACGAGAACTACGTTCCTCGCGAATTGCAGGAAATGACCGAGCATCAGGCGCGGCAGGTCGTCGCGGAAACGCAGCAGGCAGGGGCGCCGACCCGGTGA
- a CDS encoding DsbE family thiol:disulfide interchange protein, which yields MKRLAFFIPLALFALFAGLAAYQLSQPKTDDVPSRMVGRPLPGFELPSGRADGPAVTQADFTDGTPKLLNIWATWCLPCIAEAPQLEALKEAGAPVIGIAIRDTPEDIAAFLSKHGDPYTRIAIDERSTVQLGIGSSGVPETFVVDGDGIIRHQHIGDIREGDVADLLERLREAGE from the coding sequence ATGAAGCGCCTCGCCTTCTTCATTCCGCTCGCGCTCTTCGCACTCTTCGCGGGGCTGGCCGCGTATCAATTGTCGCAGCCGAAGACGGACGACGTGCCCAGCCGCATGGTCGGGAGACCCTTGCCTGGCTTCGAACTTCCCTCCGGCAGGGCGGACGGGCCTGCGGTTACACAGGCTGATTTCACCGATGGTACGCCCAAACTGCTCAACATATGGGCCACGTGGTGCCTGCCGTGCATCGCCGAGGCGCCGCAGCTCGAGGCACTGAAGGAAGCGGGCGCACCGGTCATCGGCATCGCGATCCGCGATACGCCGGAGGATATCGCGGCGTTTCTGAGCAAACATGGCGACCCCTATACCAGGATTGCGATCGACGAGCGTTCGACCGTCCAGCTGGGTATCGGGTCGAGCGGTGTGCCAGAAACCTTCGTCGTCGATGGAGACGGTATCATCCGACACCAGCATATCGGGGACATCCGTGAAGGCGATGTCGCAGACCTGCTGGAGCGGCTGCGCGAGGCCGGCGAATGA
- a CDS encoding OmpH family outer membrane protein, whose protein sequence is MKIFAKTAKTLAAAGIATATLAAVPATAQVNGIATSVPEAVIVRSAARQAAYQQIAQTYAAQLQQIQALRTETQTLQRSLDTNGDNQISDAELQAGQAVVTQVQQKEQQIAQIGQPIGLAQTYVIEQLLTDYQNAQQQVVQAKGIQIMLSQDAIQYAPSGVDVTSDIVAALDQRLPTVQATPPANWRPRRESLALQQAVQQILVGVAQQQAAQQAQQAQPAAPSGR, encoded by the coding sequence ATGAAAATCTTTGCCAAAACCGCCAAGACGCTGGCCGCTGCCGGCATCGCCACGGCCACGCTGGCTGCCGTCCCTGCTACCGCGCAGGTCAATGGTATCGCCACCTCGGTTCCGGAAGCGGTCATCGTCCGCTCTGCCGCGCGCCAGGCTGCCTATCAGCAGATCGCCCAGACCTATGCCGCGCAGCTGCAGCAGATCCAGGCGCTCCGCACGGAAACGCAGACACTCCAGCGCAGCCTCGACACCAATGGCGACAACCAGATTTCGGATGCGGAGCTGCAGGCCGGACAGGCCGTGGTGACGCAGGTCCAGCAGAAGGAACAGCAGATCGCGCAGATCGGCCAGCCGATCGGCCTCGCCCAGACCTATGTGATCGAACAGCTCCTGACCGATTACCAGAATGCGCAGCAGCAGGTCGTCCAGGCGAAGGGCATCCAAATCATGCTCAGCCAGGATGCGATCCAGTACGCTCCCTCGGGCGTCGACGTGACCAGCGATATCGTCGCCGCGCTCGACCAGCGCCTGCCGACCGTTCAGGCGACCCCGCCTGCAAACTGGCGTCCGCGCCGGGAATCGCTGGCCCTGCAGCAGGCCGTTCAGCAGATTCTCGTCGGCGTCGCTCAGCAGCAGGCTGCCCAGCAGGCGCAGCAGGCCCAGCCCGCAGCACCTTCCGGCCGTTAA
- a CDS encoding 2OG-Fe(II) oxygenase produces the protein MTSQDSESPSVRIRSFAGVQKVPTPKAEIFQCRGFLDPSLCREIVDLIDRERRPSTLADTNGDEYFRTSETCDLDSGDSAVRMVESKLDALTGIDPAYGEPLQGQRYDVGQEFKPHTDFFAPDGEDYDRYCSVAGQRTWTCMIYLNDVEAGGATRFRELKKTFQPEAGKLLAWNNRTTDGSVNEATLHHGMKVRKGLKYVLTKWYREKPWGWE, from the coding sequence ATGACAAGCCAAGACAGCGAATCTCCTTCAGTACGCATCCGGTCTTTCGCAGGCGTGCAGAAGGTGCCGACGCCCAAGGCCGAGATCTTCCAGTGCCGAGGATTCCTCGACCCCTCGCTCTGCCGAGAGATCGTGGATCTGATCGACCGCGAAAGGCGCCCCTCCACCCTCGCCGATACGAATGGAGACGAATATTTCCGCACCAGCGAGACCTGTGATCTCGACAGCGGCGATAGCGCCGTGCGTATGGTCGAATCGAAGCTCGATGCGCTGACCGGGATCGATCCCGCCTATGGCGAGCCGTTGCAGGGCCAGCGTTACGACGTGGGGCAGGAGTTCAAGCCGCACACCGATTTCTTCGCGCCCGACGGCGAGGATTACGACCGGTATTGCTCCGTTGCCGGTCAGCGCACCTGGACCTGCATGATCTACCTCAACGACGTCGAGGCCGGCGGCGCAACGCGGTTCCGCGAGCTGAAGAAGACATTCCAGCCCGAGGCGGGCAAGCTGCTCGCCTGGAACAACCGGACAACGGATGGCAGCGTCAACGAGGCGACGCTCCACCACGGCATGAAGGTTCGCAAGGGGCTGAAATACGTCCTGACGAAATGGTACCGCGAAAAACCGTGGGGCTGGGAATGA
- a CDS encoding amino acid dehydrogenase: MTAFWTEPDYDDHELVQLVRDEKSGLTAIIALHSTHLGPGAGGTRFWHYPEPKDAMRDALRLSRGMSYKNAMAGLPMGGGKAVILAGEDKQKTPELLAAFGDAVDALGGQYVTAEDVGISEQDMVAVSQRTKHVSGLPTEGDRAGGDPGPFTAMGIYHGIKAAVRHKLGKDSVKGVHVAIQGTGSVGGGVAKLLAQDGARLTLSDIHEDRARELAIELDAEVAAADAIMSTSCDVFSPNALGAILDDEGIARLDCPIVAGGANNQLARAHHGEQLAERGILYAPDYVINAGGIISVTMEYLCRCHGEPCDINEVRKRLALIPGRLEEIWAESDSSGASSDVVADRMAQKLIGR; this comes from the coding sequence ATGACCGCATTCTGGACCGAACCCGATTACGACGATCACGAGCTGGTTCAGCTCGTTCGCGACGAGAAAAGCGGTCTCACCGCGATCATCGCGCTGCATTCCACCCATCTCGGGCCGGGCGCAGGCGGTACGCGGTTCTGGCATTACCCGGAACCCAAGGACGCGATGCGCGATGCGCTGCGCCTATCCCGGGGGATGAGCTACAAGAACGCCATGGCTGGCCTACCGATGGGCGGCGGCAAGGCCGTTATCCTGGCGGGCGAGGACAAGCAGAAGACCCCGGAACTGCTGGCGGCTTTCGGCGATGCGGTAGACGCGCTGGGCGGTCAGTACGTGACGGCCGAAGATGTCGGCATCAGCGAACAGGACATGGTCGCGGTGTCGCAGCGCACGAAGCATGTGTCGGGCCTGCCGACCGAAGGCGACCGGGCGGGCGGCGATCCCGGTCCGTTCACGGCCATGGGGATCTATCACGGCATCAAGGCGGCCGTACGTCACAAGCTGGGTAAGGACAGCGTGAAGGGCGTCCATGTCGCCATCCAGGGTACGGGCAGTGTCGGCGGCGGTGTCGCCAAGCTCCTGGCGCAGGACGGTGCGCGGCTTACCCTGTCGGATATTCACGAAGACCGGGCGCGCGAACTGGCCATCGAACTCGATGCAGAGGTTGCGGCAGCTGATGCCATCATGAGCACGTCGTGCGACGTCTTCAGCCCGAATGCGCTCGGCGCGATCCTGGACGACGAGGGGATCGCGCGGCTCGATTGCCCGATTGTTGCCGGCGGGGCGAACAACCAGCTGGCCCGCGCGCATCACGGTGAGCAATTGGCCGAGCGGGGCATCCTTTACGCGCCCGATTACGTCATCAATGCCGGTGGTATCATCAGCGTGACGATGGAATATCTGTGCCGCTGCCACGGCGAACCGTGCGACATCAACGAGGTGCGCAAGCGTCTCGCCCTGATCCCCGGCCGTCTCGAGGAAATCTGGGCCGAAAGCGACAGCAGCGGCGCATCGTCCGACGTTGTCGCCGATCGCATGGCGCAAAAACTGATAGGGCGGTAA
- the ccmC gene encoding heme ABC transporter permease CcmC, translating to MHGFANPRRFLSLARWLTPVLLGAGGVLVALSSWWGLTQVSPDRLMGETVRILFIHVPTAWLGMGGWTMIALASAALLIWRHPLAAIAARAAAVPGMIFTAVCLATGSIWGRPTWGTWWVWDGRLTSMLVLLFLYFGYIALAQASAREGVSDRIPAIFGLVGAVNIPIINRSVVWWNSLHQPPSLTVGKSAIAPEYLWPLLVAVLGYSLLFGGVVLARMRALLADMQAEARLRRKAMEAS from the coding sequence ATGCACGGTTTCGCCAATCCCCGCCGCTTTCTTTCGCTGGCCCGCTGGCTGACGCCGGTGCTGCTGGGCGCGGGCGGCGTGCTGGTGGCGCTGTCGTCATGGTGGGGCCTGACGCAGGTCAGCCCCGACAGGCTGATGGGCGAGACCGTTCGCATCCTGTTCATTCACGTCCCCACCGCATGGCTGGGAATGGGCGGCTGGACGATGATCGCGCTGGCCAGTGCAGCGCTGCTGATCTGGCGTCATCCCCTCGCAGCCATTGCCGCGCGCGCGGCGGCCGTGCCCGGTATGATCTTCACCGCGGTCTGCCTCGCGACGGGATCGATTTGGGGACGCCCGACCTGGGGCACCTGGTGGGTCTGGGACGGACGCCTGACGTCGATGCTGGTCCTGCTGTTCCTCTATTTCGGGTATATCGCCCTGGCTCAGGCCAGTGCCCGCGAAGGCGTGTCGGACCGCATTCCCGCGATCTTCGGGCTGGTCGGCGCGGTAAACATCCCGATCATCAACCGCAGCGTGGTCTGGTGGAATTCCCTTCACCAGCCACCGAGCCTGACTGTGGGGAAGAGCGCCATTGCGCCTGAATATCTCTGGCCGCTCCTTGTCGCGGTGCTCGGTTATTCGCTCCTGTTCGGTGGCGTGGTGCTCGCCCGGATGCGCGCGCTACTGGCCGACATGCAGGCCGAGGCGCGTCTCCGCCGCAAGGCGATGGAGGCGAGCTGA